In Horticoccus luteus, the following proteins share a genomic window:
- a CDS encoding glycosyltransferase family 9 protein, translating to MTADAPRILVIRRRYLGDIVLLGSLFKNLRRHWPAARIACLTETAYAPILGLNPDVNGAVTLPVTLTAWLRFLRVIRAARFTHVIDVDNTERTALVTRFTGAPVRVTYDRETNRVRARRAYTHFARVTEAFYQSHHITDTYLALLAPLGVPVATHDVALTPHAEDIAFAQRLLGVRPPGAPRRVLIHPGSRSPYRIWPAERFAAVSDRAQDELGVQVYALAGPGEASVVKAIRAAAQMHLITLDQRLTVRQFAALLTQFDLLLCHDSGPMHVAAAVGTPVVALFSSQNTTLWRPLGAQHTVLQTPLPCTCFAPGDAPGPCQPGNSYLSYCVRKLSIAEVYAAVRDRLAASPARPSPS from the coding sequence GTGACCGCCGACGCGCCCCGCATCCTCGTCATTCGTCGCCGCTATCTCGGCGATATTGTTCTCCTCGGCAGCCTCTTCAAAAACCTGCGCCGCCACTGGCCCGCCGCGCGCATCGCCTGCCTCACCGAAACCGCTTACGCGCCGATCCTCGGACTCAACCCCGACGTCAACGGCGCCGTCACGCTGCCCGTCACCCTCACCGCCTGGCTGCGTTTCCTCCGCGTCATTCGCGCCGCCCGCTTCACCCACGTCATCGACGTCGATAACACCGAGCGCACCGCCCTCGTCACCCGGTTCACCGGCGCGCCCGTGCGCGTGACCTACGATCGCGAAACCAACCGCGTGCGCGCGCGCCGCGCCTACACGCATTTCGCCCGCGTCACCGAGGCTTTTTATCAATCGCATCACATCACCGACACCTACCTCGCGCTCCTCGCCCCGCTCGGCGTGCCCGTCGCTACGCATGACGTCGCCCTCACGCCGCACGCCGAAGACATCGCTTTCGCGCAACGCCTCCTCGGCGTGCGCCCACCCGGCGCCCCGCGGCGCGTCTTGATTCATCCCGGCAGCCGCAGCCCGTATCGCATCTGGCCCGCCGAGCGTTTCGCCGCCGTGAGTGATCGCGCGCAGGACGAACTCGGCGTGCAAGTCTACGCGCTCGCCGGCCCCGGCGAAGCCTCCGTGGTCAAAGCCATCCGCGCCGCCGCGCAGATGCACCTCATCACGCTCGACCAACGCCTCACCGTCCGCCAGTTCGCCGCCCTCCTCACGCAATTCGATCTCCTCCTCTGCCACGACAGCGGCCCCATGCACGTCGCCGCCGCCGTCGGCACGCCCGTCGTCGCGTTATTCAGTTCGCAAAACACCACCCTGTGGCGCCCGCTCGGCGCGCAGCACACCGTCCTGCAAACGCCCCTGCCCTGCACCTGCTTCGCCCCCGGCGACGCGCCCGGCCCGTGCCAGCCCGGCAACTCCTATCTCAGCTACTGCGTGCGCAAACTTTCCATCGCCGAGGTTTACGCCGCCGTGCGCGACCGTCTCGCCGCGTCGCCCGCGCGGCCTTCGCCGTCATGA
- a CDS encoding ABC transporter ATP-binding protein — MRRLFPYLRFLRLVRGPIVKAIVYGIIYGAASGAGIPLLVKYVFPPIFQLHGALELSTVVLIAACIPTVFLLRAVAGYLNSYYTQYAGVRILEALRGEYFEKLQRLPLSFVQSRQTGDLLSRGLADTQQLQFALTLVANDGIKQPATLLGSLVALAVLALTSQGVLLLLVCFAVVPLVIFPIRYVGRKVIKRAAQMQAELGSVTGHFSENLSAAREVRAFSLEDREVARFGTHTHALVVAQMKIAKYAQALTPAIEVISAAGIAGTLVYAYQSGIDLATFIALIGALYTSYEPIKKLGSLNNEIKRATAALDRLEVVLHEPVTIADPADPVPVTRLRGDIAFNHVSFAYTTDAPVLRDISTSIPAGAVCALVGPSGAGKSTFANLVPRFYEVGAGAVTIDALDVRALRLADLRRNIALVSQEPVLFNDTIAANILLGRPDATRAEIETAARDAFAHDFILAQPLGYETIVGERGAALSGGQRQRIALARAFLRNAPILVLDEPTSALDSESEAAVQLALKKLMQGKTVLIIAHRFSTIRDATQILVFDRGVIAATGTHAELYAANPLYRSLYDHQSNTALPPAAL, encoded by the coding sequence ATGCGCCGCCTCTTTCCGTATCTCCGCTTTCTGCGCCTCGTGCGCGGACCGATCGTCAAGGCGATCGTTTACGGCATCATCTACGGCGCGGCCAGCGGCGCCGGCATCCCGCTGCTCGTCAAATACGTCTTCCCGCCGATCTTCCAGCTCCACGGCGCGCTCGAGCTCAGCACCGTCGTGCTCATCGCCGCGTGCATTCCGACCGTGTTTCTCCTGCGCGCCGTCGCCGGTTACCTCAACAGCTACTACACGCAATACGCCGGCGTGCGCATCCTCGAGGCGTTGCGCGGCGAATACTTCGAAAAACTTCAACGCCTCCCGCTCTCGTTCGTCCAAAGCCGCCAGACCGGCGACCTCCTCTCGCGCGGCCTCGCCGACACCCAGCAACTCCAGTTCGCGCTCACGCTCGTCGCGAACGACGGCATCAAGCAGCCCGCCACCCTCCTCGGCTCGCTCGTCGCCCTCGCCGTCCTCGCGCTCACGTCGCAAGGCGTGCTGCTCCTCCTCGTCTGCTTCGCTGTCGTCCCGCTCGTCATTTTCCCCATCCGCTACGTCGGCCGCAAAGTCATCAAACGCGCCGCGCAAATGCAGGCCGAGCTCGGCTCCGTCACCGGCCACTTCAGCGAAAACCTCTCCGCCGCCCGCGAAGTGCGCGCCTTCAGCCTCGAGGACCGCGAGGTCGCGCGCTTCGGCACGCACACCCACGCGCTCGTCGTGGCGCAGATGAAGATCGCCAAATACGCCCAGGCCCTCACCCCCGCGATCGAGGTCATTTCCGCCGCCGGCATCGCCGGCACGCTCGTCTACGCGTATCAAAGCGGCATCGACCTCGCCACGTTCATCGCCCTCATCGGCGCGCTCTACACCTCTTACGAACCGATCAAAAAACTCGGTTCGTTGAACAACGAAATCAAACGCGCCACCGCCGCCCTCGACCGCCTCGAGGTCGTCCTGCACGAGCCGGTCACCATCGCCGACCCCGCCGACCCCGTGCCCGTCACGCGCCTCCGGGGCGACATCGCCTTCAACCACGTCTCGTTCGCCTACACGACTGACGCCCCCGTCCTGCGCGATATCTCCACCTCCATTCCCGCCGGCGCCGTCTGCGCACTCGTGGGCCCAAGCGGCGCGGGCAAATCCACCTTCGCCAACCTCGTCCCTCGTTTCTATGAAGTCGGCGCCGGCGCCGTCACGATCGACGCGCTCGACGTCCGCGCCCTCCGCCTCGCCGACCTCCGCCGCAACATCGCGCTCGTCTCGCAGGAACCCGTGCTCTTCAACGACACCATCGCCGCCAACATCCTGCTCGGCCGGCCCGACGCCACCCGCGCCGAAATCGAAACCGCCGCCCGCGACGCCTTCGCCCACGACTTCATTCTCGCCCAACCGCTCGGCTACGAAACCATCGTCGGCGAACGCGGCGCCGCCCTCTCCGGCGGCCAGCGCCAGCGCATCGCCCTCGCCCGCGCCTTCCTGCGCAACGCCCCCATTCTCGTCCTCGACGAACCCACCAGCGCGCTCGACAGCGAGAGCGAAGCCGCCGTCCAACTCGCGTTGAAAAAACTCATGCAGGGCAAAACCGTCCTCATCATCGCGCACCGCTTCTCCACCATCCGCGACGCCACGCAAATCCTCGTCTTCGACCGCGGCGTCATCGCGGCCACCGGCACGCACGCCGAGCTCTACGCCGCCAACCCGCTCTACCGTTCGCTCTACGACCATCAGAGCAACACCGCCTTGCCACCCGCCGCGCTGTGA